A genomic window from Amia ocellicauda isolate fAmiCal2 chromosome 15, fAmiCal2.hap1, whole genome shotgun sequence includes:
- the LOC136771819 gene encoding uncharacterized protein LOC136771819: MVRWNLMSGIVLAVCLPVPSTPVSVSVSVGASVTLPCNGSAYRGTPEDQLYIRWQTNIQGVYEFTYGQLFPGPGFKNRTEIPLERIRQGDFSLSFQHTSFSDQEHYECYCECKGTDIQFLGPVDLSVTAHSDSLSLWSGAALSLRLFTAEPVEVLFAAAGEGASVSVCAVERGAASRPGPGYEHRVSVQSGSLTLRSLTAADQGNYTVRESGTNRTISTVSVTVNVTVGESGLAGWAIALIVILTLVFIAITTLLWKMKTKCSSLCEQGDRVTQGPGEMESLHSED; encoded by the exons ATGGTCAGATGGAATCTCATGTCTGGAATTGTCTTGGCAG TGTGTCTCCCAGTCCCCTCCACTCCTGTCTCTGTGTCGGTCTCAGTGGGGGCCTCTGTCACTTTGCCCTGTAATGGATCAGCCTACAGAGGTACTCCAGAGGACCAGCTCTATATTAGGTGGCAGACAAATATCCAGGGAGTCTATGAGTTCACTTATGGGCAGTTGTTCCCTGGACCTGGGTTCAAGAACAGAACCGAGATTCCCCTGGAGAGGATCAGACAGGGGGACTTCTCTCTGAGCTTCCAGCACACCTCCTTCTCTGACCAGGAACACTATGAGTGTTACTGTGAGTGCAAAGGCACAGACATTCAGTTTCTGGGACCCGTGGACCTCAGTGTTACTG cTCACAGTGACTCCCTCTCCCTGTGGTCTGGAGCCGCCCTCTCCCTCCGCCTGTTCACTGCAGAGCCAGTGGaggtgctgtttgctgctgcaggAGAGGGAGCCTCTGTCTCAGTGTGCGCTGTGGAGAGGGGCGCAGCGAGCCGCCCTGGCCCCGGGTACGAGCACAGAGTGTCAGTGCAGAGCGGCTCTCTGACCCTGCGCTCACTCACAGCAGCTGACCAGGGAAACTACACAGTGAGGGAGTCTGGGACCAACCGAACCATCAGCACCgtgtctgtcactgttaatGTTACTGTGGGAG AGAGTGGCCTTGCAGGATGGGCCATCGCTCTGATAGTGATCCTCACCCTGGTCTTCATAGCCATCACTACACTGCTGTGGAAAATGAAGACTAAATGTTCATCTCTTTGTGAGCAAGGTGACAGGGTTACACAGGGACCTGGGGAAATGGAGAGCCTTCACAGTGAGGATTAA
- the LOC136771932 gene encoding uncharacterized protein LOC136771932 isoform X2, with amino-acid sequence MVRWNLMSGIVLAVCLPVPSTPVSVSVSVGASVTLPCNGSAYRGTPEDQLYIRWQTNFQGVYEFTYGQLFPGPGFKNRTEIPLERIRQGDFSLSFQHTSFSDQEHYECYCECKGTDIQFLGPVDLSVTAHSDSLSLWSGAALSLRLFTAEPVEVLFAAAGEGASVSVCAVERGAASRPGPGYEHRVSVQSGSLTLRSLTAADQGNYTVRESGTNRTISTVSVTVNVTVGESGLAGWAIALIVILTLVFIAITTLLWKMKTKCSSLCEQGS; translated from the exons ATGGTCAGATGGAATCTCATGTCTGGAATTGTCTTGGCAG TGTGTCTCCCAGTCCCCTCCACTCCTGTCTCTGTGTCGGTCTCAGTGGGGGCCTCTGTCACTTTGCCCTGTAATGGATCAGCCTACAGAGGTACTCCAGAGGACCAGCTCTATATTAGGTGGCAGACAAATTTCCAGGGAGTCTATGAGTTCACTTATGGGCAGTTGTTCCCTGGACCTGGGTTCAAGAACAGAACCGAGATTCCCCTGGAGAGGATCAGACAGGGGGACTTCTCTCTGAGCTTCCAGCACACCTCCTTCTCTGACCAGGAACACTATGAGTGTTACTGTGAGTGCAAAGGCACAGACATTCAGTTTCTGGGACCTGTGGACCTCAGTGTTACTG cTCACAGTGACTCCCTCTCCCTGTGGTCTGGAGCCGCCCTCTCCCTCCGCCTGTTCACTGCAGAGCCAGTGGaggtgctgtttgctgctgcaggAGAGGGAGCCTCTGTCTCAGTGTGCGCTGTGGAGAGGGGCGCAGCGAGCCGCCCTGGCCCCGGGTACGAGCACAGAGTGTCAGTGCAGAGCGGCTCTCTGACCCTGCGCTCACTCACAGCAGCTGACCAGGGAAACTACACAGTGAGGGAGTCTGGGACCAACCGAACCATCAGCACCgtgtctgtcactgttaatGTTACTGTGGGAG AGAGTGGCCTTGCAGGATGGGCCATCGCTCTGATAGTGATCCTCACCCTAGTCTTCATAGCCATCACTACACTGCTGTGGAAAATGAAGACTAAATGTTCATCTCTTTGTGAGCAAG ggagctga
- the LOC136771932 gene encoding uncharacterized protein LOC136771932 isoform X1: MVRWNLMSGIVLAVCLPVPSTPVSVSVSVGASVTLPCNGSAYRGTPEDQLYIRWQTNFQGVYEFTYGQLFPGPGFKNRTEIPLERIRQGDFSLSFQHTSFSDQEHYECYCECKGTDIQFLGPVDLSVTAHSDSLSLWSGAALSLRLFTAEPVEVLFAAAGEGASVSVCAVERGAASRPGPGYEHRVSVQSGSLTLRSLTAADQGNYTVRESGTNRTISTVSVTVNVTVGESGLAGWAIALIVILTLVFIAITTLLWKMKTKCSSLCEQGDRVTQGPGEMESLHSED, from the exons ATGGTCAGATGGAATCTCATGTCTGGAATTGTCTTGGCAG TGTGTCTCCCAGTCCCCTCCACTCCTGTCTCTGTGTCGGTCTCAGTGGGGGCCTCTGTCACTTTGCCCTGTAATGGATCAGCCTACAGAGGTACTCCAGAGGACCAGCTCTATATTAGGTGGCAGACAAATTTCCAGGGAGTCTATGAGTTCACTTATGGGCAGTTGTTCCCTGGACCTGGGTTCAAGAACAGAACCGAGATTCCCCTGGAGAGGATCAGACAGGGGGACTTCTCTCTGAGCTTCCAGCACACCTCCTTCTCTGACCAGGAACACTATGAGTGTTACTGTGAGTGCAAAGGCACAGACATTCAGTTTCTGGGACCTGTGGACCTCAGTGTTACTG cTCACAGTGACTCCCTCTCCCTGTGGTCTGGAGCCGCCCTCTCCCTCCGCCTGTTCACTGCAGAGCCAGTGGaggtgctgtttgctgctgcaggAGAGGGAGCCTCTGTCTCAGTGTGCGCTGTGGAGAGGGGCGCAGCGAGCCGCCCTGGCCCCGGGTACGAGCACAGAGTGTCAGTGCAGAGCGGCTCTCTGACCCTGCGCTCACTCACAGCAGCTGACCAGGGAAACTACACAGTGAGGGAGTCTGGGACCAACCGAACCATCAGCACCgtgtctgtcactgttaatGTTACTGTGGGAG AGAGTGGCCTTGCAGGATGGGCCATCGCTCTGATAGTGATCCTCACCCTAGTCTTCATAGCCATCACTACACTGCTGTGGAAAATGAAGACTAAATGTTCATCTCTTTGTGAGCAAGGTGACAGGGTTACACAGGGACCTGGGGAAATGGAGAGCCTTCACAGTGAGGATTAA
- the LOC136771932 gene encoding uncharacterized protein LOC136771932 isoform X3: protein MVRWNLMSGIVLAVCLPVPSTPVSVSVSVGASVTLPCNGSAYRGTPEDQLYIRWQTNFQGVYEFTYGQLFPGPGFKNRTEIPLERIRQGDFSLSFQHTSFSDQEHYECYCECKGTDIQFLGPVDLSVTAHSDSLSLWSGAALSLRLFTAEPVEVLFAAAGEGASVSVCAVERGAASRPGPGYEHRVSVQSGSLTLRSLTAADQGNYTVRESGTNRTISTVSVTVNVTVGESGLAGWAIALIVILTLVFIAITTLLWKMKTKCSSLWS, encoded by the exons ATGGTCAGATGGAATCTCATGTCTGGAATTGTCTTGGCAG TGTGTCTCCCAGTCCCCTCCACTCCTGTCTCTGTGTCGGTCTCAGTGGGGGCCTCTGTCACTTTGCCCTGTAATGGATCAGCCTACAGAGGTACTCCAGAGGACCAGCTCTATATTAGGTGGCAGACAAATTTCCAGGGAGTCTATGAGTTCACTTATGGGCAGTTGTTCCCTGGACCTGGGTTCAAGAACAGAACCGAGATTCCCCTGGAGAGGATCAGACAGGGGGACTTCTCTCTGAGCTTCCAGCACACCTCCTTCTCTGACCAGGAACACTATGAGTGTTACTGTGAGTGCAAAGGCACAGACATTCAGTTTCTGGGACCTGTGGACCTCAGTGTTACTG cTCACAGTGACTCCCTCTCCCTGTGGTCTGGAGCCGCCCTCTCCCTCCGCCTGTTCACTGCAGAGCCAGTGGaggtgctgtttgctgctgcaggAGAGGGAGCCTCTGTCTCAGTGTGCGCTGTGGAGAGGGGCGCAGCGAGCCGCCCTGGCCCCGGGTACGAGCACAGAGTGTCAGTGCAGAGCGGCTCTCTGACCCTGCGCTCACTCACAGCAGCTGACCAGGGAAACTACACAGTGAGGGAGTCTGGGACCAACCGAACCATCAGCACCgtgtctgtcactgttaatGTTACTGTGGGAG AGAGTGGCCTTGCAGGATGGGCCATCGCTCTGATAGTGATCCTCACCCTAGTCTTCATAGCCATCACTACACTGCTGTGGAAAATGAAGACTAAATGTTCATCTCTTT ggagctga